From a region of the Etheostoma cragini isolate CJK2018 chromosome 22, CSU_Ecrag_1.0, whole genome shotgun sequence genome:
- the znf438 gene encoding zinc finger protein 438, with product MKSLQFRSIAPKAPAVVPSPSPAVLSCQPTSALPEATTASSPKSIIVPTQNYALMQIAGQDGTFSLVALPPSVSSQTPQQQTQKNLKLPIPRYQPVRSKGTTDKVKSPPLAARVKTASKVAVTAQTKSASTVMKKKQQESKHTTENLVAKEESSEQVILIDPASSDISVTALLPDNAVLYPGSQLERAPDCSERSTTTSLVQNLQFPPAAGSPSKSPEESKTTVRLCQSKSTAAQPQSSITVLSSAIFSKAVQIIPSPPKGKLPILPYSKMKSALIPAAKLSNLSPEKGFSSQTAGLISPLDPTTKPQETAKALGHNQVPNSILQPLAKTTLMPVLGTLQEPPRKKRGRKRKTMEDILAFEARKKRSLSFFCRRVPEKPPAVIPGSKQKEVDISKKYRSIRPKPMLVMETVPQLVSLPAITPDGQEQELVLGHQLPTTTTTKTLDCPPQPAPVTLHLRGASHPRVFIGSRPLHRCPTCSRCFQFKHHLQSHMNSHTNSRPYVCPVCRKAYAHSGSLSTHMKLHHSEVRPRRSLCCEFCEKAFGYVGVYFSHLREVHKVVLTVEPSISHHEDHLSGERANSPEPSDEQDREDPVELQIKCGRCQAITPTFADMKMHLLYVHGEEVHVPLHKGQAPRSGREAENELVKHAAHYWRQLNEKRNLVRCGSCDEEFFSFSKLKRHIMSHHHRMEGEYSGALASPDSCRGHGVLAAGAAFNCVLCSEILDTKEGVMEHWKSRHHCEQPSLLWDALSSYSGQEEGEADGDLDTPAPSPHYPA from the exons ATGAAGAGCCTTCAGTTCCGGAGCATCGCCCCTAAGGCCCCGGCTGTGGTGCCCTCCCCTTCCCCTGCAGTCCTCTCCTGCCAGCCTACCTCTGCCCTCCCTGAGGCTACCACCGCCTCCAGCCCCAAGTCCATCATTGTGCCCACCCAAAACTATGCACTGATGCAAATAGCAGGTCAGGATGGCACTTTCTCTCTGGTGGCACTGCCTCCTTCTGTCTCCTCTCAGACGCCACAGCAGCAAACCCAAAAGAACCTCAAGTTGCCCATTCCCAGGTACCAGCCAGTAAGGAGCAAGGGGACCACAGATAAGGTCAAGTCACCACCACTAGCTGCGAGGGTGAAAACAGCCTCCAAGGTTGCTGTGACAGCACAAACCAAGTCAGCGTCAACagtgatgaagaaaaaacaacaggagtCCAAGCACACAACGGAAAACCTAGTGGCCAAAGAGGAGTCTTCAGAGCAGGTAATTCTGATTGACCCAGCTTCCTCTGACATCTCTGTCACTGCTCTACTCCCAGACAATGCTGTCCTGTACCCAGGTTCTCAGCTAGAGCGAGCACCAGATTGCTCTGAACGATCTACTACAACTAGCCTTGTTCAGAACCTCCAGTTTCCCCCAGCTGCTGGCTCCCCAAGTAAATCCCCAGAGGAAAGTAAGACTACAGTGAGGCTGTGCCAGTCTAAGTCCACTGCAGCCCAGCCCCAGAGCAGTATAACTGTCCTGTCCTCAGCCATCTTCAGCAAAGCAGTCCAGATTATCCCGTCCCCACCTAAGGGTAAACTGCCCATTCTGCCCTACTCTAAAATGAAGAGCGCCCTCATCCCAGCTGCAAAGCTTAGCAATTTGTCCCCAGAGAAGGGTTTCTCTAGCCAGACAGCAGGACTCATCAGCCCCTTAGATCCTACCACGAAGCCCCAAGAGACAGCTAAAGCCTTGGGTCACAACCAGGTGCCAAACTCCATTCTCCAGCCCCTGGCAAAGACCACACTCATGCCTGTGTTGGGAACCCTCCAGGAACCACCTAGGAAGAAGAGGGGGCGGAAGAGAAAGACGATGGAAGACATCTTGGCATTTGAGGCTAGAAAGAAGaggtctttgtctttcttctgtaGAAGGGTCCCAGAGAAACCGCCAGCAGTTATTCCAGGCTCTAAACAAAAGGAAGTTGATATTTCAAAGAAGTACCGCAGCATCCGACCTAAGCCCATGTTAGTAATGGAAACAGTTCCCCAACTGGTTAGTTTGCCTGCCATTACCCCAGATGGCCAAGAACAGGAACTTGTACTTGGTCATCAACTCCCCACTACTACCACAACCAAGACCCTGGACTGTCCTCCCCAACCAGCCCCAGTAACCCTCCACCTGAGAGGTGCCTCCCATCCAAGAGTGTTCATAGGCAGCCGTCCGCTCCACCGTTGCCCCACCTGCAGCCGCTGTTTCCAGTTCAAGCATCACCTCCAGAGCCACATGAACAGTCACACCAACAGCCGGCCCTACGTCTGCCCAGTCTGCCGCAAAGCCTACGCTCACTCCGGCAGCCTGAGCACCCACATGAAGCTTCACCACTCTGAGGTACGCCCACGTCGGTCTCTGTGCTGCGAGTTCTGCGAGAAGGCCTTTGGATATGTTGGGGTTTACTTCAGTCACCTGAGAGAGGTCCACAAGGTGGTGCTGACTGTGGAGCCTTCCATCAGCCATCATGAGGATCACCTGTCTGGGGAGAG GGCCAACTCCCCAGAGCCATCAGATGAGCAGGATCGGGAAGACCCTGTAGAACTGCAGATCAAATGCGGCCGCTGCCAGGCCATCACTCCGACCTTTGCAGACATGAAGATGCACTTGCTGTATGTGCATGGGGAGGAGGTCCACGTTCCACTTCACAAGGGCCAGGCACCGCGCAGTGGCCGCGAGGCCGAGAACGAGCTGGTAAAGCACGCCGCCCACTACTGGCGGCAGCTCAACGAGAAGCGCAACCTGGTCAGGTGCGGCAGCTGCGACGAGGagttcttctccttctccaagCTTAAGAGACACATCATGTCCCACCACCACAGAATGGAGGGGGAGTACAGCGGGGCCCTTGCATCACCAGATAGTTGCAGAGGCCATGGGGTCCTTGCAGCAGGTGCGGCCTTTAACTGTGTGCTTTGCAGCGAGATATTGGACACTAAAGAGGGGGTTATGGAGCACTGGAAGAGTCGCCACCACTGTGAGCAACCCAGCCTTCTATGGGATGCACTGAGCTCCTACTCTGGCCAGGAAGAGGGTGAAGCAGACGGGGATCTGGACACTCCTGCTCCAAGCCCACACTATCCAGCTTAG